The Mangifera indica cultivar Alphonso chromosome 8, CATAS_Mindica_2.1, whole genome shotgun sequence genome has a window encoding:
- the LOC123223685 gene encoding uncharacterized protein LOC123223685, translating to MVFHSLIEKKETPEQPLDVMASSTTVKSQPLHNFSLPDLKWAMNHTNTHRFRKLSDSSHKSPSNDADGESGYPKQNPVPEGMKIGDGIDKSDKKKSTVLVSTDDLVENSEKKPNDSSDGSRSKVFLRIRTKNTKTADEVADTGDHIDAAEEPVPKTWNLRPRKVIAKVSNNDAIGGGAVPDNKAQPSSRPELTRNRNILTTETKVPEKKEKEKEKKQKFSISLSKEEIENDFLILTGSKPARRPKKRAKNVQNQLDFAFPGLWLASITPDSYRVNDGPAKG from the exons ATGGTGTTTCATTCTCTCATTGAAAAGAAGGAAACGCCGGAGCAACCCCTTGACGTTATGGCTTCTTCAACGACAGTCAAATCTCAGCCTCTTCATAACTTTTCTTTGCCTGACTTAAAATGGGCCATGAACCATACAAACACTCATCGTTTTCGTAAACTCTCCGACTCTTCTCACAAATCACCCTCAAACGACGCCGATGGTGAGTCCGGGTATCCAAAGCAGAACCCGGTTCCTGAAGGTATGAAAATCGGTGATGGAATTGACAAGTCCGACAAGAAGAAATCGACGGTGCTTGTTTCAACGGATGATTTGGTTGAGAATTCAGAGAAGAAACCGAACGATTCATCTGATGGTAGTAGATCGAAGGTTTTCTTAAGAATTCGTACTAAGAACACTAAAACTGCTGATGAGGTTGCGGATACAGGGGATCATATAGACGCCGCCGAAGAGCCAGTTCCGAAGACGTGGAACTTAAGGCCGAGAAAAGTGATCGCTAAAGTTAGTAATAATGATGCGATCGGAGGAGGTGCGGTGCCGGATAACAAAGCCCAGCCATCGAGTCGCCCTGAATTGACTCGCAACCGGAATATCTTAACCACCGAGACGAAAGTTCcggagaagaaagagaaagaaaaagaaaagaagcaaaagttCTCGATCTCGCTTTCGAAGGAAGAGATTGAAAATGACTTTCTTATTCTAACTGGGTCCAAGCCCGCCAGGAGACCTAAGAAGAGAGCGAAGAATGTGCAGAATCAACTCGAT TTTGCTTTTCCGGGTTTGTGGTTGGCTTCCATAACGCCTGATTCTTACCGGGTTAATGATGGTCCGGCCAAg GGTTAG
- the LOC123222993 gene encoding 28S ribosomal protein S33, mitochondrial-like — translation MSGNSLKNVLAAAVVTGVTEARARIFGHVLNPTGQRSPHKLLRKKLIGEKVSQWYPYDIKKDDPLVMARQEQERLSKLEMLKRRGKGPPKKGQGKRAAKRNK, via the coding sequence ATGAGTGGCAATAGTCTTAAGAATGTGTTGGCTGCAGCAGTTGTAACAGGGGTGACTGAAGCTAGGGCAAGGATCTTTGGACATGTACTGAACCCAACGGGACAGAGATCTCCCCACAAGCTTTTACGCAAAAAGCTCATTGGTGAGAAAGTTTCACAATGGTACCCATATGACATCAAGAAGGACGACCCCCTTGTCATGGCCAGACAGGAACAAGAGCGCTTATCCAAGCTTGAAATGTTGAAGCGGCGTGGCAAGGGACCACCCAAGAAGGGTCAAGGAAAGCGTGCTGCCAAACGTAACAAGTAG